The Terriglobus sp. TAA 43 sequence ACCCTGAATGCGTCGTCCTGCAAGGGCAAGATCGCCAATCAGATCCAGTACTTTGTGGCGAACAAACTCGTCGGGGAAACGCAGGGGGCCGTTTTGCACTTTTTTATCGCCAATGATGATGGCACAGGTGTCGTCCGCGCCGCGGATCAGGCCCATGTTGCGCAACATGGGTTCGTCCTCGCGGAAGCCGAAGGTGCGGGCGGGTGCGATCAGGTCTGCGTAGGCGCCGGTTTGCAGATCGCCGAGAAAACGCGATGAGCCGATGGGTGCAGGGAAGTCGATGGAGTAATCGATCTGGTAGCCCTTGCCGGGATACACGCCGATGAACTTCAGGCCATCCTGGCTCTTTTCAGTGACTTCGACCGGCTTCAGGATGCGGAGATATTCACGGCGGCGGCGCTGCTGTTGGATGCCCACACGCTCGAACGCCTCGACATAGGGCAGGGATGAGCCATCCAGGATAGGTACTTCCAGGTTGTCGATTTCCACGATGACGTTATCAACACCGCAGCCGATAAAAGCGCTCAGCAGATGCTCGGTGGTCGAGATCAGGACGCCTTGCCGCATCAGCGATGTTGCGTAGGACACCTTGGCCAC is a genomic window containing:
- the lpxC gene encoding UDP-3-O-acyl-N-acetylglucosamine deacetylase — protein: MQEPVSFSGVGLHSGAPVTMRLVPAAPGSGIVFRRTDLDNFEIPANGRNVAKVSYATSLMRQGVLISTTEHLLSAFIGCGVDNVIVEIDNLEVPILDGSSLPYVEAFERVGIQQQRRRREYLRILKPVEVTEKSQDGLKFIGVYPGKGYQIDYSIDFPAPIGSSRFLGDLQTGAYADLIAPARTFGFREDEPMLRNMGLIRGADDTCAIIIGDKKVQNGPLRFPDEFVRHKVLDLIGDLALAGRRIQGRVVAERAGHAMHTALVSKLLKDRSAWELAPEFDEEPAMESSLNAAFATPVHA